Within the Syntrophales bacterium genome, the region ACATTGCCTTTGGGGTCGATCTTGATGACCTTCCCCTGAAAGTCCCGATTCCCTTGCAGGTAAAGGACGATTTTTTCGCCATTTTTGTATTCTCTCTGATCAGTCCAGATGCGGATATCGAGAAACTCCGCCCGGTCGAGTGTCGCTGCTTCAGGGCGTTTTCCTGTCCTGGGGTTCTTGAGGATAAAGGTCCCCTCCGCCTCAATCCAGAGAAATGGTTTTTTGCTGCTGTCTGGGGTTGACAGCTCTTCTTGTTTCAATATCTTGACAAGACTGGCGGGTGTTTTGGCGAATTCGAAGTCGAGGTCTGCCCCCTTTTTACCGGCAAGACGATTCTGTATCTTTTCTATGGCGATCTGTTTGCCCCGTTTAGCCAGTCGGGCGGAGGCCTCTTTGCGAGCTGCTTTGCCATTAATGATTCCTGCCTTGATCCCCACGATAAACGAGCGAACCTCAGCATCCGGAAGGGACATGGGGGTCTCTGCCAACGCTGATGACCCAGACAAGAGCCAGGATGAAAGAACGATAAATATAACAAGCAAAAAACGGAATTTGGGGTGGAGCAGGAAAGAAAGTATCATGAAGCCTCCTTTATAAAGGTCCTTTTTTGTCTTTATGTACCTCCTTGGCGTATTCGATAATTCGGTCAATCAAGCCTGCCGGGGTAATCCCGACTGCCGCCGCCTGGTGGAAAAGGACGGTGGAGGGCGTCATCCCGGGAAGGGTATTTGGTTCGAGGACTGCTACCCGTCCGTCTTTTCGGACAAACATGTCGATTCGAGCGTATCCCTTTAAATCCAATGCCCGAAAGGCGGCAACTGCCGTCTCCCTGATTTTTTCAATCTGCTCATCCGGGAGCCGGGGCGGGGTTTTGTTTTCGCCCTGTCCGTAGAGAAACTTGTCCTCAAGGGAGAGTATCCCCTCAGTGGCGATGGTCTCGGAGGGCATGAGGGCCTCCGGATTTTCCACGCCGAGAATTCCGCAGGTAACCTCCGTCCCGGAGATGAATTCCTCGACAAGAACAACGCTGTCCCACAGAAAGGCGGTTTCTACCGCTTCGGCAATCCCCTCTGCGGCAACGACCTTGATTACCGCCGTGCTGCACCCTTCCCGGCAGGGTTTGACAACGCAGGGAAAGCCGATATCTCGTCCTATATCTCCTGTAATATCGGGGCTATTGTCTCTCCATTGTTTTTCCCGAATGGGTATCGTCCGCGGGACGTCGATCCCGCTTGCGGCGAGAATCTGCCGGGATACGTACTTGTCCATCCCGATTGCGGAAGAAAGAACCCCGGATCCGGTATAGGGGATTTTGAGGAGTTCGAGGAGCCCTTGCATGCACCCGTCCTCCCCGTATTTCCCGTGCAGTCCGTTGCAGACCACATCCACTCGCTCTTTCAGTGATTCATAGGGTATGGGTGTGGCTTCTGTCTTTAAATCATCCTCGATATCGCGCGTGCTGTTGCGCATCAGGAGTTTTACGGGAAGCTCCCAGAGAAGAGCGCAACTGTCCATAAATATGGCGATGGGCCTATATTTGCGGCGGTCAATCTTGCTGAAGATGTTCCGTCCGCTTTCCAGCGAAACCTCCTTTTCCGAGGAGAGTCCGCCCATGACGATCCCAACCCGGCATTTCGAAGTTGGCGACAGATCCTTGCTTTCGGTCATTATCAGAAGCTCACCGTCATGCCAACGTAAGGACCGGAAAACGTGGAATCAAGAAAAACGTCGTTGTGATCGATTTTTATGTGCAATATTTTATAGCCGGCATTGATTGCGACGAACGGGAACGGGGTAAGGGATAAATCAGCCAGTCCCTCTAACAGATAATTTCCCGAATAGAAGGCGCCGGTTAACTGGGCCCGCGCCTCCAGAAGCCCGGCGAGAATCCCGGCATGGGCGCCGGCGCCGATCATCGGGATGGGGACATTAATCGTGTATTCAGCTTTTGAAGCTGTGGCGGTATCGCGGATACTCGCCAGCCCGTCGATGTATTTTATCTGACCGACAGCGGAAAGAGAAAAGCCGGCGAGAACATTTTCAACATCCAGAAACCTATAACGGTATTGGAAATCGAGCATTTTCAGCTCAAGGTCGGTATCTACCGTTGCGCCAAAGGTTTTGCCATTGAAGTTT harbors:
- a CDS encoding DUF4384 domain-containing protein; this encodes MSLPDAEVRSFIVGIKAGIINGKAARKEASARLAKRGKQIAIEKIQNRLAGKKGADLDFEFAKTPASLVKILKQEELSTPDSSKKPFLWIEAEGTFILKNPRTGKRPEAATLDRAEFLDIRIWTDQREYKNGEKIVLYLQGNRDFQGKVIKIDPKGNVHQILPNNYRQLSSFEKGKRYLIPDEGDRYNLTAQPPFGTVRFVVYATSLPMSQVNLTTTTGGIFKYRSSEKFFGRSVRHIIPAGEEQLAEFCEARWEIKTTPRK
- a CDS encoding D-alanine--D-alanine ligase codes for the protein MTESKDLSPTSKCRVGIVMGGLSSEKEVSLESGRNIFSKIDRRKYRPIAIFMDSCALLWELPVKLLMRNSTRDIEDDLKTEATPIPYESLKERVDVVCNGLHGKYGEDGCMQGLLELLKIPYTGSGVLSSAIGMDKYVSRQILAASGIDVPRTIPIREKQWRDNSPDITGDIGRDIGFPCVVKPCREGCSTAVIKVVAAEGIAEAVETAFLWDSVVLVEEFISGTEVTCGILGVENPEALMPSETIATEGILSLEDKFLYGQGENKTPPRLPDEQIEKIRETAVAAFRALDLKGYARIDMFVRKDGRVAVLEPNTLPGMTPSTVLFHQAAAVGITPAGLIDRIIEYAKEVHKDKKGPL
- a CDS encoding DUF1446 domain-containing protein, with the translated sequence MKKSFYTGLFALILIFVAAIPVGAFEIGARALYWFPSLDGEVKADNTGVVGTRLDLKDDLGVDNESFPSVEVFGGIGKHTISLAYTPIDYSGSKTLTTPINFNGKTFGATVDTDLELKMLDFQYRYRFLDVENVLAGFSLSAVGQIKYIDGLASIRDTATASKAEYTINVPIPMIGAGAHAGILAGLLEARAQLTGAFYSGNYLLEGLADLSLTPFPFVAINAGYKILHIKIDHNDVFLDSTFSGPYVGMTVSF